TTGAAACGTGTGTTAGGAGCGGCTGCTCAGCTCCTAATGGCTCTTACTGCTGAAGAGTCAAGATCAGTAGCCAAGATCAGCTGAAGTCCAAATTGAACCATAGTGAGCTTTATGCAGAGAAAACATTATGGCGATGAAATAGCTGCCCTGAGCTCCAGTGCAGTGAAGAAGTCAAGTCATCTGTACAAGCTTGATCCTGTTGTTACTGATGGTGTGTTGAGAGAGGGTGGCAGACTGAGCAAAGCAGCAATacctgaagaaacaaaacatcttgCAATTTTGCCTAATGAAAACCATGTTTCAAAGCTCATTCTTCAACATATGCATGAAAAGGTTGGACACAGAGGAAGAAGTCCGATGCTTTCTACCCTTTGATGTCAGTACTGGAGCCCTCATGCTAATTTAGCAGCTAGAAAGATTATCAGAGACTATATGGTGTGTCAAAGACAACGACAAAAGCCGATCAACAAATATGTCTCCTGCTGGAGGCAGGAGACATATTTGCTGTATAGAGAACAGCAAATATTTGCCTCCAACTGAGCCAAGTTCTGGAACCTCTAGCTCTACATTTACACTGATACTCATTTACTGACATGCTGAACATCTCATTTGCTACATAAACTgttttataaacacacacacaccatggaCAAGAAGAACTTGAAGTCATGGAACATtgactgtttttgcttttttattttttatcaaagagGACATATGGactacaaaaaaatctatgtatAACATGGACTACTGcataagttgatgtttttaaattaatattttgataaTGGAAAGATATTGAAGAGCTAAGTCTGCTcatgttaatattaatattgcattTGGTAATGGCCACTTATGCAGATATTAGATGTAATTCTTGTACATGAATTAGGGGCTGGGATGTTGTGGCCATTTATGTTAAATTTTGTGAATtgtaatttctaccaatttttagttttcttctttgggCAGTTAGAATATGTTTACGTTAGTTTAGAAccaaaatctgtaattaatttttatatttggaattgtttgGATTACTTTGGTAACTGTTAGACCCTCCCattaatttgagtaattaaGAACACACTGGGTGTTTTTTGGAGATTTAACATTTGGGCAAATGTCCGGTGTGATGATGGGaggtttttgtaaaatgatttttttttttaaccactttttGAACGTGAAATGTCAGATTAagttaacttttgttttcaactaAGTTATAAGAGATTTTTAGTAATGattttgtagatatttttacaagaaataaagcacatattttttttcaaacaatcaaGTCGGAAGTTAGTGCAAGAATCAAATCACCTGTTGCCACCCACAGcctttgttgtaaatgtttggttttggaACCTAGAAGGCATCGTGGTTTTATGGGGCATTCAAGAACACCTGGTACACTTTAGCATATCAGAACAACTCCAAAGTGAtttacagctttttttattttcaaagtgagTCAACAATCCTTAAACACAGACATTGAAGTGGTTTTATTGTTGTAGAATCAGTCAGTAAACTTGCTTAGctcttttgaaaaataaaagctcagaCCTAATCTCCAATCAATTTTATAGAATCCACTTTCTGTCCGTTTCACCTGATTGAAGTGGACCGAACCAGTACTTTAGTGGACCGTTACAGAACTAACTCAGCTCATATGTATACTTGAGCAGGTTTGATGAGCGTTTACGTTGAATAGCTccatttattaaatttgttaATATGTGCTTTGAGACAGTGTAAATGTAATTTCAGTTGAAATGTACATTGAATGTGTCCTCAGTGGTCTGGTCCCTCGCCTGCTGGCTGACGTCTTGTCCTTATGGATCTGCAACCTCCTGGCTCATGTCATCAACACTTACGCCATCGATGACTCGGTAGGCTGCTCTGCATCGCATCAGCACATTATCTACAGAATCACATGCTGCGTTTACTGCTGTTGGAGAGGTTAAGGCCACCGAAGGGCCTGATTACAAGCTAGAGATCCTACtcacaaatacacaaataattCATTATAAGGACCTTTAACTTTAACCTTCGGCAAGTAGTCAAAGCTGTTTTTCTGGCTCTCTTTCTAGAAAAAGCTTAGACGTTAGTTAAATTgaggcctgttgcaataagcaataaataaatcatatgaTGTCACAtgaaatttaaacaaactcaataaattccatttgcatgatttttttgttgttgtttctaccaaaaactggatgactaAAGTCTCCAGTCTGgtacaattttgtttagagactttataactcatttaatttagtttatttattttggatattttagaatgtcttccagttcccgtgttaaaatgtttattgacctctgagaatgtgttcttgcattacaattatattacttaaagatctcaaaacaatattaccatttattgcaataacatctgggacaatttatcatccagcaaaatgtaTCATTACAAGCCTAGTTAAAGTCAGTGGAAATGAAATGTTCTCCTTTAGTGCTGCATATTAATATAAAGTCATAAACAAATTTGATATTCCTAATCTGAAAGCAGATCCTATGTTTATTCctgacagataaaaacaaaaagtcataacTTCCTGTCAACATGTTCCTCGTCCTGGATAATATGATGGACATTTGTCCAGTTAGAGGTCTGGTGGAACATGAAGGCAGACTGTTGGTTTAGTTTGAACAGAGCTGTAGTTCTACAGGCGTGTCTGTCTCTATAATCCAAACATCTGAGCTCTAATCTTGGATTTGGAGAGCTTCATAAAACCTGCTTCAGGTTTTAGTAGTTAGTTGGTCATTTAGCGCTCTGAACAGACATGAGCAAGAAAACATGTTGTTGATGCACGTCCAATGGAGtgcagcgttgcactgagagcAGTCGTGTCGGTTCCACATGGAGCTGCCATGGCTGCCATCAGCTGAGGTGGTTCTTTAAGTCATCACCCAGTTGTTGTGTTTTCCAGATGAGTCACACAGGAGAGATCAGGAACTGCTCCCAGGCGGTGACCGGGGTGAGTATAACACACATTGCAGAACATGCCTGCAGCATATGCAGAGAGtaatgtgcatgtgtgtgttcttCTGCCTTCCAGTTCTTCGCAAGTATGCTCACCTACCCCTTTGTTCTGGTGTCCCACCTGATGGCTGTCAATAACTGCGGGTAAGTTGGCAACTTGGCTGCCGAAATATCTCAGATCACATGAGATGCTGATGTGTCGTCCTGTCAGGCTGGCTGGAGGCATGCCGCCCTATGCGTCTGTATACCCCACCTGGGTGGACTGCTGGAAGCACCTGAGCAGGGAGGTAAGAGCTGTAACacaacatgcagcagcagctgggggCCCTTGCATCACAGAGGGCGCCGCACTCAACAACTTTTGAAATGCGCAGCTCACAAGAAAGAATAtgtatatagatagatagatgtagatatatctatatctatatctatagatctatatatatatctatagatctacagtgtatatatatatataattgtctTCACCTATTCCGATTTACATGAAAGAGAGCACAGCTGCATGGACTGCACTGAACACATATGTAAAGTAGTATAAATACCCAGAATGCTCCCACCACATCCAAATAATCATGGCAAGCCATGATCAGCTGCTCCATGCATCTATCTCTAGGCCTGTCGcaacaagcaataaaaaaatgaattgcATGATAATTTagagctcaataattttcatttgcatctaccaaaaactggatgacaaattCTCCAGTTTGGTGTTAAGTCTCaattagccttttttttaaaaaaggacagttacagaaactttataattaattttgttgattctgttgttttatttattttggatatttaaaatgtcttccagttccagtgttaaacgTTCACTAGTTTATTGATTgctgagaatgtgttcttgctttattatgtcattaccattatattaattgaaaatagtctcaaatcGACAATATCATTTAACACCATCACTTCTGGtataatttattgtccagcaaaatttgctagCCATCGTTAAAACATTCAGCCTCCACGTTCTGCTGGAAGGAAAGCTTTcctcctgtttggttctgacccAATGAGCAGAATCatctctctgctctctctttCAGGGGAATCTGGGCAGAGGCAACAGCCTGTTTTTCCGGAAGCTTCCTGCTGGAAAGAAGTACGTTGTTGATGAGAAgagatttttttgaaaacccCGTTTCACATAgttgtaataataaaatgaaacaaactgtaaaaataaaaaacattgtctAATCAGGACGCCCAACTGTTGGCACTTAATCTTGCTTTGTTTACTGTGGGTCTTTGCTTTACCCGCCTCTCACCATCTGAAGTAATGTCGTTCATTTTGACCAACCTTTATTTAAGTGATGTTTCTAAAGGCTGATTGTGGACGGATGGAGAGAAAAGCTTAACTCTGTAGTCAGGTGCTTGTATAAATTTCTTCTGATTGACCCAAATAAAACCCTTTTTTGACTTCAGCTGTTCTGTACAGTAAATAATTACATGTTAGCTAATGAGTGCTGGAGGAGCCTCTGAACACAGCAGACTCTGAATGTTCCACTCCAAAACATTCCTGTCCTCAATAAACTTGGGACATTAGAGCCAGATTATTATTAATCTCCCAAGGTGGGAGACCTTTAAAACTGCAATATgtgacttttataaaaaaaaatgtttgcttgtttaaaactgtcaccatgtcatgacagtttggtATGAGGCAGACAATCTGTGGAAAGATCAAGCTCCTTCACCTCCTGCCTGAGCTAAGAATTGTACCGTTCCCATGGCGCCCTGaccaaaaataaccaatcagagccaggagtgTCTTAATGctgtcagccaatcacagaTACTCAccgctaaatgtgctaatggcgagAAACAACTTGCCAAACAGGAAGACTGTTACTCTGCCATCATCTGTGGCCATGGTAACTAGCCTGAGCCTTCATGGCAGGCTCTGCTGTCAGGGAGAAGCTGCAGCATAGCAGGGAGCAAAGGTGTGAGGGcagaggaggtgaaggagggaTGAGCCCTGTACATGagtgtgattgacagcaataagaccctcctcttggctcttgattgggagaaggcagaggaacttgattttttttttttcccacaaattgtttcataccatactgtcacagcAAAGTggcagtttaaataaataaagctgcagtatgttacttttataaaaaaagttaaagtccTGTGTGAAGCTTAGCCCCGcctgagaaaaatgttgaaaaattctAGCAAAGTGGGCGGAGTGAGGAGACACTGAAAGGCCCTCTGAGTGTCAGGGCTGTGGTCACCATAAAAGAAGCACCGTTTCTAACTTGAacttttttgctatatttagtgactttCCAGGCATTTTTAGcaactttttctgaaaaaaacaacttgtcaaatctggaaattattttttctgtttggagaTTTGaagtgtgagtgtaaacatgtgtataaaatgtttacactcacacttTATACACATAAAACACTGTGTCCACACcgcaaataaatcacatttttaaagccGAGTAATGACATGAGCAATGCTCACCATGGCAACATTAACTCCTAACTAAGGCCACTCAAACAAAACCTGGGAGAAGTTGtccaaatctaacaaaattggtgtcaaacatttgtgttggtttgtgcAGTAAGACTTTGTGccactatcattttaaagatatttataaaaaagtttCCAGAGATCATCAATATCTTCAaatcaaaagcagcacaaacagaaacGTTTGCTACACAAACGTAGCTGAGTTATCCGACAccaaatttgtttcattttgtaaaaatgagtGCGGAGTGGTTGACCTCTGGAAACAATAGCAgcacaaatgaaatgttttactgcACATACCAGCACAAATGTATCACaatgtttgacaccaattttgttcaGTTGGGGTAATACGGGGGTGAGAAGCTGGTTGACGTTTTGACCTTTAAGCTTCcattaatattttcaaaggTGCTTGAGTGATATGAAGCCATGCCATTACAACAAATGCAATTCAACTGCTCAGACACCGTTCAACTGAAGGGAGTTTTTAGACAAAATAATGTGGAGCTAAATAAATTCACATGAAAACTAGAGCAGATTTCTCCTCCAGATGCAAACCAGGAGGAAGCTGTGAGGCTGTGTGTTCAGACCACAGCAGGTGAAGTGCTCATAATTTAAATggattcatttaatttcatttataagTTAATGGAACCACAGTCAGTGTATTTTGtcactgaggagaaaaataTGTGTTAATCTGCTTCATGTGTGATGGGATCTGCATTCACGGTTCAGCTGGTTGAATATTAACTAAACTGCATAGAAATTGTGGCTAAAGAGCCTATGTCAACATCAATTAGAATTTGACAAAACAGAATATGATGGATTCTCTTTTTGACTCTGTCAGTCAAAATGATGGGAACAAAATCTAGAACCACCTCTGGTACAGAGCATCATAAGCAAGCTAAGTTGTGCAAAACAAAGTCACTAACTGAAGCTGAAGTTCTACCATTGAGCTGTTCACAAGGATCCATCTAGAATTTTTCTCGATATTGGACAGATATCagacagatattaatatcagatcagtgcatctctaggTTAGAGCTCAGGTTTTAAGCTTTTCAGGTGCTAAAAAGCTTctaattattgtaaaaaaacataaacttgtttttacacatacaaaggaaacaaaaaaaacccctcaagctaaactgcatccagaaccagaggaaagAATAGAGCTGCTCCAACATGTGGATCTGTATAGTTAAAGCATCATGATGGGAGACAGACATGAGTACCAGCAGTACACACCAGAATGTACCGCCATGGTTCACACACCACAATGTTGATTATGACTTGAAAGAAAAGTGACAAAGAATAATAAACATGGAACAGATTTTAAGTCTGTTTTTACTGCCagtatttaaacatgttttcacataaGAACATTTGTCTCATGCAGATgttcttaaaggtatattacaCCTTCCTTTCACCAGACAATGCACTGCCAAAAGTAGAAGTTAGGAGCCAAACCAAGACATGTTATTTATTACCAGGAGAATAATGATCACAATATGTTGTTGCATTATGTATTAGTCAATTACTAACATTGAACCAGTTCTAATGCTAAATATCAGTTTgcttaaatgtacatttttggaGTTCAAGCAGTAAGAATTACATTTAGTCAATATTCACTGACTGATGTCAGCGTAGCCATGTGAACGGTGATCAGGCAGATGTTTAGGTTTTTGTCTGGATTAGTCCCGCCTCTCCTCACCCAGCTGTAGAACTGATGAAAACCTGAGCTAAGACTTGGGGACAGAATTTCCTGCTTCTTCTCCAGACTTGTTGCCATGGTGCTGACTGTTGATATGTTGAGTCATTTCCTTGCGGTTGGTTACGGTGTGACCACACTGGACACAGGTGTAGCGCCCCCTGGTGTGCTCCCAAAGGACACGTCTGTGGCTCGACACAGCTGAGGCAAAAGGACAAACAGTTAAAGGTGACCTATAATTCTTCCTTGAACAGATTAGGATAGATCTATACTCTACAAGACATGTTCATTACAGTTTGTGTACAAAACCATTctcagataatgagatttcagtctgctgaGTTTTGCCTATTCTGAGCTTTCAGAATGAGCCGTTTTAGTGAgctgtcactttaaataagctgctgctggccacgccccctacATCTTTACACTTTATACACATAAAAATAGATTGCCTAGCCTCCTGCACTACTATCAAGCACGCAgcagtggtttctggatggtgtGTCATGTTCCACCTGCAGCTTTGTAACAAATGGTGGGACAGAACCTTCCTTCAGTCCTGCTGTGGACTGTCGGACTGACAGTTGGCAGTTAGTTTTCAAAAAAGTAAGTTGTGAAGTGATTTGAGCAAACTAGTTTTCTTTGGCAATGTGGCTGAACACTGTCAACAGACCCAACAGGATGGGAGCATTCACTTTTTCCATCTCCCCTTTAAGGCATTCTCTTTCAGAACAACAGAAATCAGATCAAGAGAGTGTAAAAGTTTTTGCAAAACGGAGAAGATTATTTTTGACTCTTGCCATTTGCATCAATGTTTCCTAATccaacattaaaaaatgttgatataaacacattttaaaaataaaatgaagccaTGTAGATCTGTTCTTCATGATTGGGAGAACACTTTCACTgttgtcaacaacaaaacacctcTTTTCCAGGAGCCActgtacagcagtaaaaccagctgagtcAACATGCTTGTCTTCCAATAATGAAGTGAGCAGGGCTCCGCTTGGTTTGCTGAGGGCCTgggctctgctggggttgccaggtaacaGGGCAGTGACTTAATAATTGGGATGATTTTGAAACAGCTTGTTTTCCAgccaccaaaaaacattaacttacaCCCACAACacggctgggtgtttttttacGCTTGGACTGTTTCTAGACAGTACAAATACAGATGGAgacaaaaaacatgcagaaggAGAATTTTGTACAATAGGTTCCTTTTAAGGCCCTAATTATTCACACCCATGGGAGAAGTGGAAAGAAgttattttcattcaaccaagaagtttgtAGCTAATAAGAGGCATCTctgaaaatataacaatgtGAGGGGAAcaataattattcaaagtatttttttacattagtacattttttatgcatattaaaagttatttattcagttttaaaaaatcattctTTGCATTTCTGCCATCACACCTTGTTCTAATAGCGGAGCAGATTTTTGCCAGTTCCTGGTGTTTAGATAAATGATGTTTGGAGATGAGTTTGAAGCACCTCTGGGCCACCACCCTAATGCTCAGCTCTCTGGCTTGGTGAGACCAAAACATTCAGATTATTTCCAGTCAAAAGAAACCTGCTGGTCTCATTAATCTGCCAGGGTGTGAATAATGTTGGAGTTAACTGTTGGACATATGACTGGAGAACTATTGAAAACTTTCAGCACTAATCTAAGACggaaaatgaagagaaaattattttagacaCTCAAAACAGAACATGTGTTTTGAGCACAGTAGCTTTGTGTTTGTTACCATGGAGACAGGCTCACCTTGATTCTTCCTCCAGACAGCAGCGGAGGCAGGGTGAGTAGCTGATCCTGGAGCAGCCAGGTCTGCAGCCGCTTTGGGAGCTATGGGCCTGAAGCTGGCCGGCAGCTTAGTGGCTGAATCCCTGAGAGGGCTCTGTGGGGGGGCTTCAACGCGCTGGGGAAGGGGGACTTCCTGGAGAGTCAACATGGGGGGCCCAAGCACAGGAGGGTCAGCAGAGTCCGGCACAGGGACAGCAGAGGGGACTGATGTGGTCTGGATGGGAGCCTGCTGTGGAGACACCGACTCCAGCTG
This genomic stretch from Xiphophorus hellerii strain 12219 chromosome 4, Xiphophorus_hellerii-4.1, whole genome shotgun sequence harbors:
- the znf414 gene encoding zinc finger protein 414 isoform X2 translates to MDHESPAQSLPGKKLLCSSSGCSASFPSMQKLMEHTRHHYKPNIYFQCESCRTKLRSYRGLLAHLHTCSKVPRAKPKAAEPVAPLLAAVAASNPVPTTSELAPPQLESVSPQQAPIQTTSVPSAVPVPDSADPPVLGPPMLTLQEVPLPQRVEAPPQSPLRDSATKLPASFRPIAPKAAADLAAPGSATHPASAAVWRKNQAVSSHRRVLWEHTRGRYTCVQCGHTVTNRKEMTQHINSQHHGNKSGEEAGNSVPKS
- the znf414 gene encoding zinc finger protein 414 isoform X1; the protein is MSPGETVLQSSKNEDGALGTRRLLCPIHGCKRVYKEQSALESHIMDHESPAQSLPGKKLLCSSSGCSASFPSMQKLMEHTRHHYKPNIYFQCESCRTKLRSYRGLLAHLHTCSKVPRAKPKAAEPVAPLLAAVAASNPVPTTSELAPPQLESVSPQQAPIQTTSVPSAVPVPDSADPPVLGPPMLTLQEVPLPQRVEAPPQSPLRDSATKLPASFRPIAPKAAADLAAPGSATHPASAAVWRKNQAVSSHRRVLWEHTRGRYTCVQCGHTVTNRKEMTQHINSQHHGNKSGEEAGNSVPKS